A window of Shewanella mesophila contains these coding sequences:
- a CDS encoding DUF3466 family protein has protein sequence MKLKFDRALSLVAIGVIGALQTAYAAPVYEIQNIEDYDLNGTLESTINGYGISVNQNDQMLGISKGKKKLEVNNEDGGVIDIEDGIPPEQLVTYSVDKPILANNFTFFAEGNGWLPTFDSVFGTTPPKDTDENVPESVNSVNAYYYGINSAGVKVGAYSAPEQKVEYTGDKTGVHEDQEFWYFREFEERGFVKSAAGNDVPLIPPYTVYTKDDTNVTVGGVSVASAINENNVITGYAATDIASSSASRVDSCITGEAYPVDVCVQKDQYPDSNGYRRILYQTRAFVWQFDGSDSVVATELALPENLDTTGDRVYTAQGLGINAEGTVVGRSHINRNGDTDKFAYDAAYWMKDDTGNYQYNWVKMTNEQLSSIAYDINDNGILVGSYKQYIEGYLRDKFFYLDTNQADPALVTPNDFFNVMSDRSSRPKGINNKDQVVGYVEVSSEKEKPRIKAGFLFDKAADEFNDINDLLVCGSRGYVQDAEGKWERNKVTVIDDSGEELSYDSDIRIVEANSINDDGTIVGTAFIRKPSYQFDINGELVIGENGKPLFLLNANGQPVTSYIPRMVVLKPTSSGTACTEKDDDNSGNEDYERKGAASFAWLFALPLVWFRRRRHS, from the coding sequence ATGAAGTTGAAGTTTGATAGGGCCTTATCGTTAGTTGCCATCGGAGTTATTGGTGCACTGCAAACCGCTTATGCGGCGCCAGTTTATGAGATCCAAAACATTGAAGATTATGATCTAAATGGTACCTTAGAATCAACGATCAACGGATATGGGATATCAGTGAATCAAAACGATCAGATGCTTGGTATCTCTAAGGGTAAGAAGAAATTAGAAGTTAACAATGAAGATGGTGGTGTCATCGATATTGAAGATGGTATTCCGCCTGAACAGTTGGTCACTTACTCGGTTGATAAGCCCATTTTAGCTAACAACTTTACCTTTTTTGCTGAGGGTAATGGCTGGCTGCCAACATTTGATTCGGTATTTGGAACCACACCACCAAAAGATACCGATGAAAATGTACCAGAGTCCGTTAATTCGGTTAATGCCTACTATTATGGTATCAACAGTGCGGGTGTAAAAGTCGGCGCTTACAGTGCACCAGAACAAAAAGTGGAATATACCGGTGACAAAACTGGTGTTCATGAAGATCAAGAGTTCTGGTATTTCCGTGAGTTTGAAGAGCGGGGTTTTGTTAAATCGGCTGCGGGTAATGATGTACCATTAATCCCACCATATACGGTATATACAAAAGACGATACTAACGTCACGGTTGGCGGTGTATCAGTAGCCTCTGCAATCAACGAAAATAATGTGATCACAGGTTACGCCGCGACGGATATCGCATCATCTAGCGCAAGTCGCGTAGATAGCTGTATTACTGGTGAAGCCTATCCTGTCGATGTCTGTGTTCAGAAAGATCAGTATCCTGATAGCAATGGCTATCGACGTATTCTTTATCAAACGCGTGCATTTGTTTGGCAGTTTGATGGTAGCGATTCAGTTGTTGCGACTGAGTTAGCGTTACCTGAGAACTTAGATACAACTGGTGATCGCGTATATACCGCTCAAGGTTTAGGTATTAATGCTGAGGGGACAGTCGTTGGCCGCTCTCACATCAATCGTAACGGTGATACAGATAAGTTTGCCTATGATGCTGCGTATTGGATGAAAGATGATACCGGCAACTATCAGTATAATTGGGTCAAGATGACCAATGAGCAACTTTCATCTATTGCTTACGATATCAATGATAACGGCATCTTGGTCGGCAGTTATAAGCAATATATTGAAGGCTATTTGCGTGATAAGTTCTTCTATTTAGATACTAATCAAGCCGATCCTGCCTTAGTGACACCAAACGATTTCTTTAACGTAATGTCAGACCGCAGTTCGCGTCCGAAGGGGATCAATAACAAAGATCAAGTGGTCGGTTATGTTGAAGTCAGTAGCGAAAAGGAGAAGCCACGTATAAAGGCGGGTTTCCTTTTTGATAAAGCTGCCGATGAATTTAACGATATTAATGACCTGTTAGTCTGTGGTTCTAGAGGTTACGTTCAAGACGCCGAAGGCAAATGGGAACGTAATAAAGTTACCGTGATTGACGATAGTGGAGAAGAGCTCTCTTATGACAGCGATATCCGTATCGTAGAAGCGAATAGTATTAATGATGACGGCACCATCGTCGGTACGGCATTTATTCGTAAGCCGTCTTATCAATTTGATATTAATGGTGAGCTTGTAATTGGTGAAAATGGTAAGCCATTGTTTTTGTTAAATGCAAATGGACAACCCGTGACCTCCTATATTCCTAGAATGGTGGTGTTGAAGCCGACTTCATCTGGTACTGCTTGTACTGAAAAAGATGATGATAACAGTGGCAACGAAGATTATGAGCGTAAAGGTGCAGCAAGTTTCGCTTGGCTTTTCGCGCTACCTTTGGTCTGGTTTAGACGTCGTCGTCATAGCTAA
- the rmf gene encoding ribosome modulation factor, translating to MKRQKRDRLDRAFSKGFQAGIGGRSKENCPYSTLDSKSHWLGGWREGVDGRLSGLFNK from the coding sequence ATGAAAAGACAAAAAAGAGATCGTCTAGATAGAGCTTTTTCGAAAGGATTTCAGGCTGGAATTGGTGGACGTTCCAAGGAGAATTGTCCTTATTCAACATTAGACTCTAAGTCGCATTGGTTAGGGGGGTGGCGTGAAGGCGTCGATGGTCGCCTCAGTGGGTTATTTAACAAGTGA
- the fabA gene encoding bifunctional 3-hydroxydecanoyl-ACP dehydratase/trans-2-decenoyl-ACP isomerase translates to MNKANSFSKEELVACGHGNLFGANSPRLPIDNMLMIDRIVKINDDGGEFGKGEIVAELDIDPSLWFFDCHFQTDPVMPGCLGLDAMWQLVGFFLGWEGAEGKGRALGVGEVKFTGQVLPDAKKVTYKLTIKRKVYRKLVMGIADAVMEVDGREIYSAKDLKVGIFSDTSTF, encoded by the coding sequence ATGAATAAAGCAAACAGTTTCAGCAAAGAAGAATTAGTGGCTTGCGGCCACGGAAACCTATTTGGCGCCAACTCTCCTCGCCTTCCTATCGACAACATGTTGATGATCGACCGGATCGTAAAAATTAACGATGATGGTGGCGAGTTTGGCAAAGGTGAAATTGTAGCCGAACTAGATATTGACCCTTCTCTTTGGTTTTTTGACTGTCATTTTCAAACCGATCCAGTCATGCCTGGTTGCCTAGGTTTAGATGCTATGTGGCAACTCGTTGGTTTCTTCCTTGGTTGGGAAGGAGCTGAGGGCAAAGGCCGAGCGTTAGGCGTAGGTGAAGTCAAATTTACAGGCCAAGTATTACCCGATGCTAAAAAAGTGACTTACAAGCTAACTATTAAGCGTAAAGTGTATCGCAAGCTAGTAATGGGGATCGCCGATGCTGTCATGGAAGTTGATGGGCGTGAGATCTATTCAGCTAAAGATTTGAAAGTAGGCATCTTCAGTGACACTTCGACGTTCTAG
- a CDS encoding S16 family serine protease, which produces MNANPISTASLSPSFTIPSVTSIDTSIQSRLLGQERTLDAFKLLANTQGQHMYLADQRGIDRLKLIEALVNSQHAKSDLYLNQINDGSDNQNQQLEWQTSIGEDNVSQTRVPYRYLSGNIKRRDLLGHLSTTTPQQYHAGALADCHYLFVCAESLWKRESMWELLLQIIDQGHYAVHSDWPHVPLQCKIILVGSSALYSVSYVEERLFANHFPLLGELVTEITTPQYSEYDYLSWLLTLADDHNVTLEQSAIAPLFTYSSRLADHQQHLTLLTVPLVQLMEQACAYSHSRTINGKAIEHALQQHTKRHDASQELSAQSFDDNFINLPTDGIMVGQINGLTVLDTAEYCYGEPARITASVHYGDGEVADIERKSELGGNIHAKGLMILSSCLYRIFGKDAPLHLNANIVFEQSYQEIDGDSASLAEYCALMSAIAEQPIDQGIAATGAIDQFGQVQAIGGVNEKIEGFFSLCKRRGLTGTQGVILPKSNVQQLNLHQEVVQAISENKFHLYQVEHIDEAVTILMKKPAGARDDNGQFEENSLYGLVQTRLEGLAGYPDEEPSFFAKLLEKLKLSS; this is translated from the coding sequence ATGAACGCAAATCCAATCTCGACTGCTTCGCTATCACCTAGTTTTACTATCCCATCTGTTACCAGTATCGACACGAGTATTCAGTCGAGATTACTTGGCCAAGAACGTACTCTCGACGCATTTAAGCTGTTGGCGAACACCCAAGGCCAACATATGTACCTTGCCGACCAACGTGGTATCGATCGTCTTAAATTGATTGAGGCGCTCGTTAATAGCCAGCATGCTAAATCAGATCTGTATTTAAACCAGATTAACGACGGCAGCGATAATCAAAACCAGCAGTTAGAGTGGCAAACGAGCATAGGCGAAGATAACGTTAGCCAAACACGAGTACCCTATCGCTACCTTAGTGGCAACATCAAACGGCGAGATCTGTTAGGACATCTCAGCACAACTACACCACAACAGTATCACGCTGGCGCATTAGCTGACTGCCACTATCTATTTGTTTGCGCCGAATCCTTGTGGAAACGCGAGTCGATGTGGGAGCTATTACTGCAGATCATCGACCAAGGTCATTATGCTGTGCATTCTGATTGGCCGCACGTGCCACTGCAATGCAAAATCATATTGGTCGGCAGTAGCGCGTTATATAGCGTTTCCTACGTTGAAGAGCGTTTGTTCGCTAATCATTTCCCCCTACTTGGCGAATTGGTTACCGAAATAACTACCCCACAATATAGCGAATACGATTATTTAAGCTGGCTGTTGACACTGGCAGATGATCACAATGTCACGCTTGAACAATCGGCCATAGCTCCGCTGTTTACTTATAGTTCAAGACTTGCCGATCATCAGCAGCATCTAACACTTTTAACGGTCCCATTAGTGCAATTAATGGAACAAGCTTGTGCTTATAGTCATTCTCGAACGATTAATGGCAAAGCCATAGAGCATGCGCTGCAGCAGCACACAAAACGTCATGATGCATCTCAAGAGTTATCGGCGCAGAGTTTTGATGATAACTTTATTAATCTTCCCACAGACGGGATCATGGTGGGTCAGATCAACGGCCTAACGGTGCTCGATACCGCAGAATACTGCTACGGTGAGCCCGCTCGTATCACGGCATCGGTACACTACGGTGATGGAGAAGTGGCCGATATCGAGAGAAAGTCAGAACTAGGCGGTAATATTCATGCGAAAGGATTAATGATCCTCTCATCTTGCTTATATCGAATCTTTGGTAAAGATGCGCCCCTGCACCTCAACGCCAACATCGTCTTTGAACAATCATATCAAGAGATTGATGGTGATAGTGCCTCATTAGCAGAATACTGTGCCCTGATGTCAGCCATTGCCGAGCAACCGATCGATCAAGGCATTGCGGCCACAGGTGCGATAGATCAGTTTGGTCAAGTACAGGCGATTGGCGGCGTTAACGAGAAAATTGAAGGCTTTTTCAGTCTTTGTAAGCGACGTGGCTTAACGGGAACCCAAGGGGTTATATTGCCAAAATCCAACGTCCAGCAGCTCAACCTCCATCAAGAGGTAGTTCAAGCGATTTCAGAAAATAAGTTCCACTTGTACCAAGTCGAACATATTGACGAAGCTGTCACCATTTTGATGAAGAAGCCAGCCGGTGCCCGTGATGATAATGGCCAGTTCGAAGAGAATAGCTTATATGGATTAGTGCAGACTCGCCTTGAAGGATTAGCGGGTTATCCAGATGAAGAGCCCTCTTTTTTTGCTAAGCTGCTCGAAAAATTGAAACTTTCTAGCTGA
- a CDS encoding integron integrase, giving the protein MYTAKICTTPMTKPSFIEAIREQIRVRHYSLQTEKSYLYWVRYLIRYSQVQRASELTPSHIEFFLYHLSSQRGVSASTQKQALCAIVFVFKHVLRVDPDVLTFPYAKAPTRVPQVLDNQQAKLIINQMSGEYNMIASILYGSGLRLNEALRLRGRDIDFVHRTIFVFRGKGQKDRVYLLPSSTIDSLKGQIEKVKGVHHKDIEAGFGFASLPTSLFRKYKQSIKQFHWQYIFPASRLCVHPVDGYICRHHIHPSAFGRALRVATEQAQVGKRVTAHTFRHSFATQLLLHGTDIRTVQEQLGHKDLKTTQIYTNQYKKVIYSACFLATNSRRMDDGIVIPL; this is encoded by the coding sequence ATGTATACAGCAAAAATTTGTACAACTCCAATGACAAAACCCTCTTTTATTGAAGCTATCCGAGAACAAATTAGAGTCCGACATTACAGTTTGCAAACGGAAAAATCCTATCTTTACTGGGTGCGCTATCTCATCAGATATAGCCAGGTTCAGCGAGCAAGTGAGTTGACCCCCTCACATATTGAGTTCTTTCTATATCATCTAAGTAGCCAACGAGGTGTTAGCGCTAGTACACAAAAACAAGCATTGTGTGCAATAGTCTTTGTATTCAAACATGTTCTTAGAGTTGATCCCGATGTTCTTACCTTCCCCTACGCCAAAGCCCCAACTCGTGTTCCTCAAGTATTAGACAACCAACAAGCGAAACTTATCATTAATCAAATGAGTGGTGAGTACAACATGATTGCCAGTATCCTTTACGGTAGTGGCCTCAGGCTAAATGAAGCCCTCAGGTTAAGAGGGAGAGATATTGATTTCGTTCACCGTACAATCTTTGTCTTTCGAGGTAAGGGACAAAAAGATCGAGTCTATCTGCTACCAAGTAGCACCATTGATAGTCTTAAGGGGCAAATTGAAAAAGTGAAAGGGGTACATCATAAAGATATTGAGGCCGGGTTTGGTTTTGCTTCATTGCCTACCTCATTGTTTAGAAAGTATAAGCAGAGCATTAAACAGTTTCACTGGCAGTATATATTCCCAGCTTCTCGGCTTTGTGTTCACCCAGTTGATGGCTATATTTGCCGTCATCACATCCATCCATCTGCGTTTGGTCGAGCATTAAGAGTTGCTACAGAGCAGGCTCAGGTAGGTAAACGAGTCACTGCCCATACATTCAGGCATTCGTTCGCCACTCAACTTTTACTGCACGGAACAGATATAAGAACCGTACAAGAACAGCTTGGACATAAAGATCTTAAAACCACCCAGATTTATACCAATCAGTATAAGAAAGTGATCTACTCAGCGTGTTTTTTGGCAACTAATTCAAGGCGAATGGATGATGGAATAGTTATTCCCTTGTGA
- a CDS encoding GNAT family N-acetyltransferase, producing the protein MKIGYLVKGCRDLHINLLTFAGLILIKLDVIYIIFYKQSVTLGRLRLSCNLNRNIIEQLDNKTLTELKGVIITILIETKRLQMREFTLEDVDAVYEFSTCSDVTQFTGDADAIKSKADAENIIRKVWLAEYRRYGYARYALVHKDDKKVIGFCGVKYEPELGCPDIGYRMLPKYWGQGLGTEAVGAVFTYAREVLGLKKIIGEVVEENVASNKLLLKLGFCHTETYEKDGFVINRYE; encoded by the coding sequence TTGAAAATAGGATATTTAGTAAAAGGTTGTAGAGACCTCCACATCAACTTGCTCACTTTTGCGGGTTTGATTTTGATAAAACTAGATGTAATTTATATAATTTTTTATAAACAGTCGGTTACGTTAGGTAGACTACGCCTAAGTTGTAATTTAAACCGGAACATTATCGAGCAGCTAGATAATAAGACGTTAACTGAACTCAAAGGTGTCATTATCACAATTCTTATCGAAACAAAGCGCCTTCAGATGCGAGAATTCACATTGGAGGACGTTGATGCTGTTTATGAGTTCTCGACTTGCTCTGATGTTACGCAGTTCACTGGGGACGCCGACGCCATAAAAAGTAAGGCTGATGCTGAAAATATAATCAGAAAAGTATGGTTGGCAGAATACAGAAGGTATGGTTATGCCCGCTATGCCCTAGTCCACAAGGATGACAAAAAGGTAATAGGTTTCTGTGGTGTTAAATATGAGCCGGAACTTGGTTGCCCTGACATAGGCTACCGTATGTTACCCAAGTACTGGGGACAGGGTCTTGGAACTGAAGCAGTGGGTGCAGTTTTTACTTACGCGCGTGAAGTGCTGGGCCTCAAAAAAATTATAGGAGAAGTCGTAGAAGAAAACGTAGCTTCAAATAAGCTGCTATTAAAGCTTGGCTTTTGCCATACAGAGACGTATGAAAAAGATGGTTTCGTAATAAACCGATATGAATGA
- a CDS encoding VOC family protein — MKMNYFVFGTNDKEKSVSFYDELFDGCGLNKIHDQGRMTLWGNEEFMFAIAEPFDENPASNGNGTMLGLHVDSINEVNRLHEKALDLGGLSEGEPRIRSNMHSAYIRDLDNNKICFYTSNA, encoded by the coding sequence ATGAAAATGAATTATTTTGTGTTTGGAACGAATGATAAAGAAAAGTCCGTTTCGTTTTATGATGAGTTATTTGACGGGTGTGGATTAAATAAAATTCACGATCAAGGACGAATGACACTATGGGGAAACGAAGAGTTTATGTTTGCCATAGCCGAACCGTTTGATGAAAATCCAGCCTCCAATGGAAATGGCACGATGCTTGGCCTTCATGTTGATTCAATTAATGAAGTCAATAGATTACATGAAAAAGCCCTAGATTTAGGCGGTTTGAGTGAAGGTGAACCTAGAATACGTTCTAATATGCATTCTGCTTATATAAGAGATTTAGACAATAATAAAATATGTTTCTATACGAGTAATGCCTAA
- a CDS encoding GntR family transcriptional regulator codes for MAFESKPAVTSADKTFYQLRQDIVEGVVPAGSKLSETELSTTYGVSRAVIREAINRLESCHIVERKANVGARVVALTSDGLLELYQVRESLEGMAARLAAKNMTPDEVAELEALLQSHFQDVKQGESYYQEAGDVDFHYRIILGSKNKHLISMLFDGIYHLVRMYRVQLGMAGPRVTTAFDEHKHIVQAIANRDEELAEMLMRRHIMYSKNNIKNKLS; via the coding sequence ATGGCATTCGAATCCAAACCGGCTGTGACTTCGGCAGACAAAACCTTTTATCAGTTAAGGCAAGATATTGTTGAAGGTGTTGTGCCGGCAGGTTCTAAGTTAAGTGAAACCGAATTGTCGACAACTTATGGTGTCAGTCGTGCGGTGATACGTGAGGCGATAAACCGCTTGGAGTCATGTCACATTGTCGAGCGTAAAGCCAATGTAGGCGCCAGAGTCGTTGCGTTGACGTCAGATGGCTTACTTGAACTGTACCAAGTTCGAGAGTCTCTAGAGGGGATGGCGGCGAGGCTGGCGGCAAAAAATATGACGCCTGATGAGGTTGCTGAATTAGAGGCGCTACTTCAAAGCCATTTTCAAGATGTTAAACAGGGCGAGTCTTACTACCAAGAAGCCGGTGATGTCGATTTTCACTACCGCATTATTCTCGGCAGTAAAAACAAACACCTTATCTCAATGTTGTTTGACGGGATTTATCACCTTGTGCGCATGTATCGCGTTCAGTTAGGAATGGCGGGACCGCGAGTAACTACCGCCTTTGATGAACATAAACATATAGTGCAAGCCATCGCCAATCGTGATGAAGAGTTGGCCGAGATGCTGATGCGACGTCATATCATGTATTCAAAAAACAATATTAAGAACAAGCTTTCATAA
- the prpB gene encoding methylisocitrate lyase, with the protein MSAGKKFRQALADNKPLQIVGTINAYTAMMAKQIGHQAIYLSGGGVANASYGLPDLGMTSLNDVIVDVQRITSACDLPLMVDIDTGWGGAFNIAKTIRDMEKAGAAAVHMEDQVAQKRCGHRPNKEIVSTEEMVDRIKAAVDARTDPDFFIMARTDAFAQEGLDAAIERAKAYIAAGADGIFAEAVQTEEHYRAFAGAIDAPLLANITEFGQTELWNREQLGEWGADMVLYPLSAFRAMNKAAENVYTAILRDGDQKAVVDTMQTRMELYDYLGYHDYEQKLDSLFAEGKNK; encoded by the coding sequence ATGAGCGCAGGAAAAAAATTCCGTCAGGCCTTGGCTGATAATAAGCCACTACAAATCGTTGGAACGATTAACGCCTATACAGCCATGATGGCTAAGCAAATTGGTCATCAAGCTATCTATCTTTCTGGTGGCGGGGTCGCGAATGCGTCTTATGGATTACCCGATCTCGGTATGACATCACTCAATGATGTAATTGTCGATGTGCAGCGTATTACGTCTGCCTGCGATCTCCCCTTGATGGTCGATATCGATACCGGTTGGGGCGGGGCATTTAACATTGCTAAAACCATTCGCGATATGGAGAAAGCCGGTGCCGCTGCGGTACATATGGAAGATCAAGTGGCCCAAAAACGCTGTGGTCATCGCCCAAATAAGGAGATAGTGTCAACTGAAGAGATGGTTGACCGTATTAAGGCGGCCGTCGACGCCCGTACCGATCCGGATTTCTTTATCATGGCGCGAACCGATGCGTTTGCACAAGAAGGGTTAGACGCGGCTATTGAGCGAGCTAAAGCCTATATCGCTGCCGGTGCCGATGGCATTTTTGCCGAAGCGGTACAAACAGAGGAGCATTACCGCGCGTTTGCTGGCGCAATTGATGCGCCGCTACTGGCCAATATCACTGAGTTTGGCCAGACAGAACTTTGGAATAGAGAGCAGCTGGGAGAGTGGGGAGCAGATATGGTGCTTTATCCACTTAGTGCCTTTAGAGCAATGAATAAAGCGGCTGAAAATGTCTATACCGCGATATTACGTGACGGTGACCAAAAAGCCGTTGTCGATACCATGCAAACCCGTATGGAGCTATATGATTACCTCGGTTATCACGATTATGAGCAAAAGCTAGATAGCTTATTTGCCGAAGGTAAAAATAAATAG